AGCACTATATTCTTAAGAGGAATATACTTGAAAAAACCATGGATTTGGTCACTATGAAGCAGTGAGATATACTCTTGTATTATACCCTCGTAGATCTGCAGAAGACAATGAGATTTTCTACATTGAAGGAAAACGGAATTTGGTCCTGTATCTTAGCTGTATTCATTTtcaggttgtggtttttttttaatttaaccttaGAAGAAAAGCTGTCTAAAACCCCAGAGGTGTTGCTGTAACCTGCCCCTGAGTTACACCTGATGGGCACAGACTGCatcttcttctcctctttccatTGCAGGTCTTGCGGATGTTCACGGACTTCTTGTCGTTTATGGTCCTCTTCAATTTTATTATCCCGGTCTCCATGTACGTTACAGTAGAGATGCAGAAGTTCTTGGGTTCCTTCTTCATCTCTTGGGACAAGGAGATGTACGACGAAGAAATAAAAGAGGGGGCGTTGGTGAACACCTCGGACCTGAACGAAGAGCTCGGGCAGGTCAGAACATGCTATCTGCTTGGATGAAAATGTTCTCCCTTGGAGGAGGACATTTGGAACCCTTGTTGTGGCAGTCCTTCCCCTCAGGGCAGAGCTTCAGCCGGTTTGGTGGCACTTTCCATTTAATGTGTTTCTGCTCGCTCTGTGAAATGGATAAGGTTATAAATAGTGCATGAAAGAGCAGGAATTGGGTCATGCCAATTGTTTCCATATTGAGGAATATCAGGCGCAGTGCTCTGCGTGTCAGGATGGTTTGCTTTCACTGCTTCAATTAAAAATCCTCTGTCTCTTCAAGGATTAACGAAAACGTCTGCCGGGTCATCTCTCTGGGCGTGCAGCGCAcatgcagccacgctgctgctggctttgctgGGGCAATTAGGTAGCTCAGGCTTCCCTTTCTTATCTACGTCAGGAGAGACTGAGCGTGGGATATGAGAAGTGcctcctgcttttattttgcttaaaaaaaaataaaaaattgatttGGAGTAGCATTATCTAATTTAAATACAGCGCTAAATTGAGGATCTCCaaaggaggcagcagagctgcagcagcagctctatAAGCACTAGGAGCTATAGCAAAGGACCCAATAAAGAGGATGAGGGGAAAACGTAGAGCCTGGAAACAAATTTTAAGTCTTCAGGAGATGCCTCCTGCCACCCGTgcaaaaccactgaaaaacaaAGGAGCTGCTTTGAGGAGCAAAGTAGTAAAATTACACAGTGGTGTAACTCCCATGGGACACCTGCGTCTTTTGGGGGATCCAGGTTTAGAATAGCAGCAAAGTACTCACCAGCATTGCCACAGATGCACTAAAATGCCCCAGCCTTTTTGGTTTTTGAGGGGCTCCTTCCCCGgcgcacggggctgggggggcagcgaGGCAGCCTGCCTGCTTGCTTCTAGGTGGAGTTCGTCTTCACGGACAAAACCGGGACCCTGACGGAGAACAGCATGGAGTTCATCGAGTGCTGCATAGACGGGCACAAGTACAAAGACTGCATTTCGGAGGTGGATGGCTTCTCTCAGACTGATGGACCCCTAAAATATTATGGCAAAGCAGAAAAGGTAAGAAATCTGCGCGTTGATGACTGTTAGGGTTTTGTGGTCAGCTCCTGGCTGGAGAACTACAGCAGAAGCTGGGGGCGAggggtgtgttttttgttttaaaacatgcatACGCAAAAATCACAACCAAGTGCTGCGAGGTGGGCTCGGTGCACAGCATTAAGCTGGTAACGAGCCCTCCCTCACTCCTGCCTAGAGCCGCGAGGAGCTGTTCCTGCGAGCCCTCTGCCTGTGCCACACCGTCCAGATCAAGGAAGCAGACCAGGTGGATGGGCTGATAGGACATCCAGAACGCAAATACACCTAtatctcctcttccccagacgAAATTGCTCTGGTGAAAGGCGCAGAAAAGTAAGAATATGAAGATGTTGGGGTTTTAATTCCCTCTCTCCTGGTGGGAGGGAGGTGAGGGTTATCTGGAGGTAGTAGACCCCTTTCCCGGGTCAAGACTGCATCTCTCTCTGGGAAGCACATTGTGATGCCAACGCTGGGCCTGACCCGCAGCCCTGTGAAGCCACGCGAGCCTGTGAGTTTAAATGAGCTCTCTGTAAAAGGGGATGCTCTGTAAAGGGTCTTCCCTGAGCAGCTTCTCGGGAGGCCGTGGTTTGCATTCACTGCTGAGAGCAGCCCCAAGGTGCTGCAGTGCCCGGCTGGCGCAGAGGCTCCTTTGCTGGAGCCCCCATGGCCATGTGTTTTAATCCCCAAGAAATGGAGACCAGTTACCGTGTGCATATTGCAGCCAAATTGCTTCCTTGGCAAAATAATAGGATGGGTTACTTTTATCAAAGCCATGTTTGAATCCTGCCGAAGAtgctcaaggccaggttggatggaaGATAGCCCTGGTCATGGCCGGAGGGttgaactaggtgatctttaagatcccttctaatccaaaccattctatgctATTGCCAGCCCCTGGGTTTTAGGCGGAGGCTGTTGCAGCTGTATGTACTTGCTTATGGCTTGTAAATCTGCCGGAGACCCGGGGGACCGCGTCCAGAGGCTCTCCGCGTCTGCACACTGTGGTGCCCAGCTCTCCAGGTCATGGGAGCGGTGCCAGAACATCACAGCAGGCTCTGCATGAGCAAGCAAACATCTAGCCAAGCTTTTTAGCTCAGGCTCGCTAACTTCTTTGCTCTTCTCTGCAGTACAGAAGGTGAAACGAGAACGTTGTTAATGTATAATATGTGCCAATGGGTGTTTTCAATGTTGTTCTGTCCTTTTGTTTATTGACAGGTATGGTTTCACTTTTCTAGGACTTGAAAACGATTTCATGAAAATACGAAACCAAGAGAATGAAACTGAAATGTaagtgctgcaggggctgctgaggAGCAGGGCCCTTAGTGCCGCACCAGCTCCCGCCCGGCTTAGTCGAGTTTGGTCAACGTGGCCAACCTGGCAAGGTCCAAGCTGTTCCGCGCGGGCTGTCAGACCGGGCTGACCTGCCCGAGAGATCCTGTCCTTTTTACAAAGCGTGGCACAGCAAGGTGCAGGCTGGAAGGCTTGTTTGCAAAAACCTGCTGGCGGTTTTAGAGCCATCTAGATTCAGGTCCCTTGGGCGCGTGTGGTCCCTTGCATGTGTCCTTCATCCATACCCGGCTGTGCAGATGGCTCCCGGCATTCACGGGAGGTTGCTGACCTTACGGACAGTGGCTGGGCCGCACAGCGGGATATTTTAAGCCTAAATTGCATGATATGGCTCCCTTCCCTGTGACGTTTTTCCCCTCCTGAAAATAATTAGATTTTACACTGTGCTAACAACTTGTGGGACATCTAAGCGTCACTGACCTAATCCCAGTGCTCCCCGAGAACTTGCCTTCACAAGCAAGTTTCACTTCTTACTCCCCTTACGGGGAAACTTCTTATTTAAATACCAGAGCTGAGCCGCTGCCCAGCCTGGGGTCCCGGTGCACCGGAGGGCAGTGAGGGGAGCACAGGCACAAGCTGTCACCCAAAGCTTTGCTGTCCGGTGGGAGGTCTCCTGTGTGCACCCACCCCCTCAGCCCCAACGCTCAAAGCAGCACTGGAGTTTTTTTTACTCCCTTTTTTTGTGCAGTAGCTGTAAAAAGTACATTGCCCGGTGGGTGCTGCCACTTGTAGGGTGTGTGGATTTCTGCAGCTCGTTGTTAGTGATTTTCTGtcttaaatagttatttttctttcactgagtcTGAACTctattctttttttgcttttttgaaggtACCAACTTCTCCATGTGTTGAACTTTGATCCTGTCCGTCGTCGTATGAGTGTCATTGTGAGAACCACCTCGGGTACAGTCAAAACGCATTTCTGGACTCCCATACATGTGTGCCCAGAGAGGCTAAGCTGTTAGGTTTCCTAAGCTGGTCTAATTAAATTCTGTACTGGGtctggttgggatagagttaattttctccatagcagccgtTGGGGGCCAGCAGCAGATAAGAGGAGGGGACAGTGACCCACGGAGAGCTCCCTGCTTGCCTTGTTCCAGCCTGGAGGTACAACTACAGGGGGAGATCTGAGACCTTCCCCTGGGCAGGGTGGGTTTTCATGGGGTTAGCAGACAAAAATTCAGAGGTCACCATCCTGCTCAAATGTCAGTCCCGTAGGGTATGGGATGCTGATTTTACTCTCCTCCAAAAGGTTGCCAAGGtttctaaataggaaaaaataaactgctttgtCCAGCCTGTTGCAGAAAGCTTGCTCAGAGGCAGGGAGGGACACCCCATGTCGCAGCTGAGGTCAAACAAGGTTTTGCACAGGTTAGTGCGAGGCCACTTTTGGTGGGCAACCAGGCTGCTAGTGGTTCCTTCGTTAGTCCTGCCAGATTTTCTCCCTCTGCATCATTTGCTGGCTGTTGAATCTGTTAAGTCTTTCTATGGCTTGTGAATGCTATAAACTATTTATAATTTGCTTTTAGGAAAGTTGCTTCTCTTCTGTAAAGGAGCAGACTCCTCTATTTTTCCAAGGGTGAAGCAAGAAGAAATCCAACAAACGAAAGTCCACGTGGACCGCAATGCTATGGTGAGCACGCGGCTGGAATTTGGCTGGCTCCCGGGGTCAGGAAAGCCTTATTCCAAAAATAGGGATGTGACCTTGCTTTGGAGGGAAGTGTTGAAAATCTGCGTGTCACTTCACATTGTTTTGAAGCCGggctgctttccttttctgtttctttggctTCCAACGTTTATTTGACTTTTGATATACTTATATGGTCTCCATCACAGTTGTGTCCGAGCATCTCCCAAGCAAGTTAAAAATAGAAGTAACAATAGCAGGCGGTTTCCTCCGATGGGAGAAGTGCCTGGTCCCTGTCGTGGGGACACTCGGTCCCAGCTCTCCTGCTGGATGCACGCTCTCGGCTCTGGTCCTTCTCTCTTAGTTTTTGTCTGCCATGTTGCATGCACGTAACAAGCATAACCACGGTTACTCTGATGGGAGGAAGTTACTGTTTAAACACAGAGAAATTGGTCTTTTGTCTCAAGCCAACAAATTGTCATTGCCATCAGGGTCAGTAGCGACAGAAGGCACTGGTGGTGGAGAAAAGCACTAACCCTAAAGGGAAGAACTGTAGAAAATCTGGTTTTAGAGCTCTTGTccgctttattttctttccctccccctacCAGGACGGCTACCGAACGCTCTGTGTGGCATTCAAAGAACTAACTCAGAAGGAGTATGACAGAATTGACAGACAACTTAACGAAGCTAAGATGGCtctgcaggacagggaggaaaagaTGGCGAAGGTTTTTGAAGACACAGAAGCAGACATGCACTTGATTGGGGCTACTGCTGTCGAGGACAGGTAAAGAGGTGACCACCACCACCGGCGCTGCGGTACCTGCAGTGTCTCCCCGACGTGGCACCGCGGCCCTGACTCGCCGTGGTGGAACTGAGCAGCCAGGCAGATGCTGGGAGCGTCCAGGGCAATTAATTACTCTGTGGCACAACCCATTACACACTGCCCTAGTTGCTAAAATTGGCTGGTGTAGTAAGAATGAGGATTTATTCATGAAGCTACAGAAGTGCTCGCACTTCCAGAGAGTGAATTAAACACACGGCGTTAATTTGCACATCAAAACAAATCCAGTTTCGCAGTTATAGTAACCGTATGTGTAAATTAAACTCTTACTCTTGACTCTTAGGTCTCACAATATAATgcagtgattttttcttttttggctgcAAATAAAAATTTGGGATTACTGACTTCTAATCCTTATTCCTGTGGCAGTGATCTCTGCAGCACGGGCAAAATCAATTAACATCTCTTGAGCTGGTATTTCCTACCTGCAAAATAAGAGTTATATGGATTAAGTGTGGACCAACCTGAGGACTGATGTTTTGCTTCTGCTtgcaggctgcaggagcagtCGGCAGAGACGATCGAAGCTCTGCACGCAGCCGGCATGAAGGTTTGGGTGCTGACGGGCGACAAGATGGAAACTGCCAAATCCACCTGCTATGCCTGCAGGCTTTTCCAGACCAGCACCGAGCTGCTGGAGCTGACGGCAAAAACGGTGGGCGAGAGCGAAAGAAAGGAGGATCGGCTCCATGAGCTGCTGATGGAGTACCATAAAAAGCTGATTCAGGACATTCCCAAAAGCCGGGGAGGTCTGAAGAGGTAAGTGAGCAAGAGGACCCAGCCCGCGTGCATTTGGGATGCAGGTGCAAAGTTTATAAAGAAATAGGACCATGTTGTGGCCCTGGGGACTCGCTGCAGCTGGCTCCTTCGCTTTGCTCATCATTTCTAGTGTTAGTTGGTTTTGAACTTAATGACAGGGTTCCCTTAGTGAAGAGCGCACATTCAGTCCAAGCTTTTTAAGATTGCTGAGCCCCCAAAAAGGGATGGGAAGCAGATTAAtacaaaagcaatttcttttccaCTCAGATGATACAAGCGGCTAGATTGACTtcttaaaatctgatttttatttcaaacgTGTTCCTCATTCCGTTGCAGAAGCTGGACGTTGAGTCAAGAATACGGCCTGATTATAGATGGCTCAACGCTGTCGCTGATACTCAACCCTTCTCAGGACTCCAGTTCTAGTAAttacaaaaacatatttctacAAATCTGCTTGAAGTGTACCGCAGTCCTCTGCTGCCGGATGGCTCCTTTGCAGAAAGCACAGGTATTTGCTCTACTTCTAACCGACTGAAGCATGTCATTAGGTGATGTGATGTGCTTTTAATCCATCAGCTGGGACTTGACCTGATTGTCTTAATCAGCTGGGGCTTCTCCAGGCTATGTGTAAGCCTTGTCTGAGCTTGAGTGTGATGGAAACACAGCAGTCTTTCAAATCTGAATGTTAAAACCTTCGTTTAATATGCTCGCAGGAAGCCGCAAGCCCAAGCCaattagaaataaacaaaaaaccccgtttgttcttttttcctttctaaatttgTCAAGTGGAGTCTCTGACTTTCTCACGCCAGCTGATGGTATCCCAGCCTGATAAGCGGTGTGGTTCGGCCCCGCGGGAGGGTTTCTGGGAGGGTTTCCAGCCCCCTGAAACGCCCGAGAGGTCCCACCTTCGGGAGAGCGGGGTCTGGCAGAAGGGAAGGACgggatgctgctgcctgggatttgtttttaaatactgtccTTCAGCCCTGTGCAGTTGGATCTTGGCTTTTGCTCTGGTTGGTGACGGCGAAGGAAATAACAAGGGGTTTTATTAATCTGAACTCTGCAGGTGTTATTTTGCTGCTGTAAAAGCCTGGCTACTTGTCCTGGGGGGCTCTTGCAAGTGGGGCAGATTTTTAGTGAATTCTGCTGCTATCCTTTTCTAAATCTTTTAGATTGTGCGAATGGTGAAGAACACAAAAGGGAGCCCCATAACACTCTCCATAGGGGATGGTGCAAATGATGTTAGTATGATTTTGGAAGCGCACGTTGGAATAGGTAAGACCCCTGATAACACCCGTCTGACACCTCAGACCTGTCTGCTGTGGCTGGCGTTCCCTCTTGAGGCACAGTCAGTATTTCTGATTGCACGTGGCTAAACTGATCCCgctgaaaaatgcagaaagtcTGCCGTTGCTTTCTTTGGAGCCAGGGTTTGACTCCAGATAAGTGCTTGGGATCATCATCTACTGCTCACCTTTGATAGTACTGTTCTCTTTATCAGTGATAAACCGCAGGTGGTGTTCAAAAACTCTATGGCCAAATTCAAGGTGGTAAAGGTTGCTTGCTGATCAGAAAAAAATGGCACAAGTAGCAAACTGATGGGTGATTACTGGCAGTTGTTGCAAAGGCAGTGTGATGAAAATACCAGGCTTTATTAGGGCTAACTGGTCGCAGCTGCTAGTAACTCAACACTGGGGACCCGTACGTGTTTCCCAGGGGCTGATGCTCAGTTATGTTGAGTCTGCCCTGTCCGTACGACTGACATCAGGCTGGAAACTATCCTCCTTTCTGCAGATTGGTGTCAGAGGGAAATactggagatttttttaataccGCTAAAGAAGGGTTGATGGAAGAGAAAGGGCAGCCTCTTTATTTGGGGCTATTGGAAATGTCGCGGTGCCCTCTAATGAATGGGGTCCCAGTGCGGTTTGTTTGGATGTGGCTTTTTGAGTGCACAAAACTGTCTTTCTTGAGCTCTGCTCTGCGGGGATGTTTCGGGAGGCTGAGCGTCTGCAGTGAAATAACTAGACTGTGTGAGATGTGGGCAAGCCCGGAGGGAAACCAGTTCCTTATCTTTTATCAGGTCTGCTTAGATACTCTTCGCCACATGCTCTTACATAGGAACTCAGACAGCAACCTAAATATAGCTTAAAAACTCCAGAGGCAGGTCTGACTGTTGTGGAGCCAAAACCACGCCGAGTCTTGCAGCACATTAGTGTTTTGCTCTCCTGGGGCACTCGAGAGGGGGAGGCCTTTGTCATGCCGTGAGACAGTGATGTGAACAAACCTAGTGGGTAGCATCGGTCCCGATTCCAGTCCCTTAGGGATTAACCCCTTGCCATAGCATCGGTCCAGATTCCAGTCCCTTAGGGATTAACCCCTTGCCATAGCATCGGTCCCGATTCCAGTCCCATAGAGATTAACCCCCTGCCATAGCATCGGTCCTGATTCCAGTCCCATAGAGATTAACCCCTTGCCACGCTTCTATCTCCAGGTATAAAAGGCAAAGAAGGACGGCAGGCTTCTAGAAACAGTGACTATGCTGTGCCAAAGTTTAAGCATTTAAGAAAATTGCTACTAGCACATGGGCATTTATATTACGTGAGAATAGCACACCTTGTACAGTATTTCTTCTATAAGGTAAGGATGTGTGTGCAgcttatttctgtgtttataatTATGGGTTTCTTtgacaatagaaaaaaaatagtaaacaggaaaaaaatgtctagGATATTCTGTAGTTCTGATTTCCTTCCCTAGAACAGGCTGTGTCTCTGCCGTGTGCCTGTCAATTGAAAACAGTGCTTACAGGGGAGCCTGAGCATGGCTTTCTTCCAGCGTCTTCTGCAGATACTAAGAGCTCATTGGATTAGTTTTGTGCTTGGTAGAAAACAATACCCTAATTTGTCTGATATTGTAATATCAGACACTAATATCTGATAACCggaaaaattatttggatttaGATTGAGGAGTGAAGCGCTTCCCTGCtaaccatttttctttcatttccctagAACCTTTGCTTCATTTTACCACAGTTTTTATACCAGTTCTTCTGTGGATTCTCACAGCAGGTAACTTCCAATAACGTGTCTATAAAGCCAGGATAAAAAGCAAGTGGCATAATGGGGCTTCCTAGCAGAGACTTGGCTTTTGGTGTCCTGTCCGCTCCTCACCTCGCTTCAGAGGACAGTAGGAGCTAGGAACTGACCTCATTGCTCAGCACTGTATCTGGAGCATAATATTTTTGAGACCcataactgaaaagaaagaaacctgcTTTCTTTCCCATCCATGAATGCAGACGGACACCTTCCTAAAATAACGAGAGAGGGGTTTAGCTCATTTGTCAGCACCTgatttttgctgcttctccttcttttaagagaaaaagttTTCAAAGACTTCCTGATCTTTTCTCCCCTGCTGTATTTCCCTGCATTAAAGGTGTCTCTTAAAAGGAAGAACAGTTTGTTCTTTTGTGACAGCCTTTAAAAAAGACACACGACGAGTGTCGTCAGAGCCTTGCTTAGTCCCAGTGAGCGTCAGGAGGACAGGTCCGTGTGGCGGGTGGGCTCAAGTGCTTGGGCTTTTGTGTCAACTTAGGGGCTTTTGTGTCTATTTGGGCTCAAAAGTAATGGTAAGGAAGAGTCAGTCATAGGAGATAATTCTCTGCTTGTCTTGGCAGAActacttgctgcttttttttttttaaaaaaaaaaaaagaagcca
The Calonectris borealis chromosome 13, bCalBor7.hap1.2, whole genome shotgun sequence genome window above contains:
- the ATP11C gene encoding phospholipid-transporting ATPase IG isoform X4, which encodes MLRRSLSRLCAGEEKRVGTRTVVVGHRPVSETDAYVAQKFCDNRIVSSKYTLWNFLPKNLFEQFRRIANFYFLIIFLVQVIVDTPTSPVTSGLPLFFVITVTAIKQGYEDWLRHRADNEVNKSNVFIVENAKQVQKESEKIKVGDIVEVKADETFPCDLIFLASSSIDGTCYVTTASLDGESNFKTHYAVRDTTVLCTDEAIDALTATIECEQPQPDLYKFVGRIIIYRSNQEPVARSLGPENLLLKGATLKNTKKIYGVAVYTGMETKMALNYQGKSQKRSAVEKSINAFLIVYLCILLSKATVCTTLKYVWQSNPFNDEPWYNEKTKKERETFKVLRMFTDFLSFMVLFNFIIPVSMYVTVEMQKFLGSFFISWDKEMYDEEIKEGALVNTSDLNEELGQVEFVFTDKTGTLTENSMEFIECCIDGHKYKDCISEVDGFSQTDGPLKYYGKAEKSREELFLRALCLCHTVQIKEADQVDGLIGHPERKYTYISSSPDEIALVKGAEKYGFTFLGLENDFMKIRNQENETEMYQLLHVLNFDPVRRRMSVIVRTTSGKLLLFCKGADSSIFPRVKQEEIQQTKVHVDRNAMDGYRTLCVAFKELTQKEYDRIDRQLNEAKMALQDREEKMAKVFEDTEADMHLIGATAVEDRLQEQSAETIEALHAAGMKVWVLTGDKMETAKSTCYACRLFQTSTELLELTAKTVGESERKEDRLHELLMEYHKKLIQDIPKSRGGLKRSWTLSQEYGLIIDGSTLSLILNPSQDSSSSNYKNIFLQICLKCTAVLCCRMAPLQKAQIVRMVKNTKGSPITLSIGDGANDVSMILEAHVGIGIKGKEGRQASRNSDYAVPKFKHLRKLLLAHGHLYYVRIAHLVQYFFYKNLCFILPQFLYQFFCGFSQQPLYDAAYLTMYNICFTSLPILAYSLLEQHINIDRLTSDPQLYMKVSDNAMLQWRPFLYWTFLGAFEGLVFFFGVYFLFQNSSLEDNGKVFGNWTFGTIVFTVLVFTVTLKLALDTRFWTWMNHFVIWGSLAFYVFFSFFWGGVIWPFLKQQRMYFVFAHMLTSVSTWLAIILLIFISLFPEILLIVLKNIKEKNHQDVGLIQTEMFVMKN